In Mytilus edulis chromosome 6, xbMytEdul2.2, whole genome shotgun sequence, the following proteins share a genomic window:
- the LOC139526324 gene encoding putative nuclease HARBI1 encodes MAAFMMVRNEGERLRKERTFRERSTALDILTDRELIERYRFPRQGILSLTDLVTQDIQRPTARCHAIPPFLQVMVTLRFLAKGDFLSETADIHGISKASASRCVEEVTSSICKRLQNIKLPRGNAEIDAVKEGFYKIGRFPNVVGAVDGTLIPIQRPHEDEPAYICRKGFPAINVQAIANSDLRFSNVVVRWPGSTHDSFMLTNSSVPVYMDQIPNSWLLGDSGYPLKKWLMTPLLHTAND; translated from the exons ATGGCTGCGTTCATGATGGTACGGAATGAAGGAGAAAGATTGAGAAAAGAAAGAACGTTTAGAGAGAGGTCGACAGCGCTAGATATTTTAACTGATCGGGAGCTGATAGAGCGGTATCGTTTCCCTCGTCAGGGAATTTTGTCCTTGACAGATCTTGTCACTCAAGATATCCAGAGGCCAACTGCTAGATGCCATGCCATCCCACCCTTTTTACAG GTTATGGTTACACTAAGATTTCTGGCCAAAGGAGATTTCCTGTCCGAAACAGCAGATATCCATGGGATTTCCAAAGCTTCTGCCAGCAGGTGTGTTGAGGAGGTTACTTCGTCAATCTGTAAGAGACTGCAGAACATCAAATTGCCAAGGGGAAATGCAGAAATTGATGCAGTGAAAGAGGGATTTTATAAAATAGGAAGATTTCCTAACGTGGTAGGAGCTGTAGATGGTACACTCATTCCTATACAGAGACCCCATGAAGATGAGCCTGCCTATATATGTAGAAAAGGGTTCCCAGCAATAAATGTTCAAGCTATTGCTAACTCAGACTTaag attttcaaatGTAGTTGTGAGATGGCCAGGGAGCACCCATGACTCGTTCATGTTAACCAATTCAAGTGTGCCAGTATACATGGATCAGATACCTAACAGTTGGTTGCTAGGGGACTCCGGATACCCGCTAAAGAAATGGCTGATGACACCACTTCTGCATACAGCAAATGATTAG
- the LOC139526325 gene encoding uncharacterized protein — protein sequence MSKRDGNTVLHKAVRRGDLQLVEFLLELPNIDQSKKNKNGDTILQSAIFGKNPEIVKLILDRTVVDPMEKNMYGDNALHAGARRGNIEIVKLLLEKTDIDPTEKNQLGNTAYDVVENYWIDSEEKRDAKEVLQSYMTKERSVPKNTTTVLEQDESPQERSESVGVNQDLLPFAGTSEDFHILLSTGTYESYENRVFLCGSCACGKSTLASVLIGSPIPLTWKSTDGLVIHFGRNGINLETYEMVPLKEEDRGHNVMTKLIIGKPNREILTCPSVDTKHELCIAPSSTHHQESSIQVKQRNTSFSSKASVSPEAYIKQDKYLQNENTTPSEVKKVRSISRPQLKKVESYAVHDDILKEIKSGQYKIKIAPSDLVDFGGQRSYDMTHQLFVQHGGTFVVMFDGSRDFQEPLTEYPTGDISNESIVKHWVNSILTYCVDDDDFMPKILFAATHSDFLSDDMQKKMKMQIAKNIAEMFGSHEMKTHIVFEPVFFINGTDKYDQEIQNLTTQLVTIARAQPSWGLRRPMIWVPLELLIANMIKDNVHIIPKTQLAEANTMNKDLALSERQLEDFLLTQHSLGKIMYFNQPELNNFIILYPPVLVNILRSFITDEIFWPKNETLKGILRRMRETGKLYKRDLLKLWEQEQFVHHIQDDDFKEFIIQVLVHLNVLVIPKQYSNMSDAQVDYFLVPCTVKHKMPMSFLDDKSFAKRTIALVYQIQKSSIPSALSFKLVGAVSGIWPIKEVDGRPLLYHSSAVLCVDSNTEFRIMVEETRVVVYLTSMSSRSYISPDIAASIQECLTVTLQAVLKFYLSSIGKNQKTVNFTNLFNIEVGEVCDRPSFHKESYDNLRSYVGRKSNRKFFTVS from the exons AACGGTGACACTATTTTACAGTCAGCTATTTTTGGAAAAAATCCCGAAATAGTCAAATTGATATTAGATAGAACAGTTGTGGATccaatggaaaaaaatatg TATGGTGATAACGCACTACATGCGGGTGCTCGTAGAGGGAATATCGAAATAGTCAAATTGTTGTTAGAGAAAACAGATATAGATCCAACTGAAAAAAATCAG CTGGGCAACACAGCATATGATGTTGTCGAAAACTACTGGATTGATTCGGAAGAAAAGAGAGATGCAAAGGAAGTACTACAG TCTTATATGACCAAAGAAAGAAGTGTCCCTAAAAACACTACTACAGTTCTGGAACAAGACGAGTCACCTCAAGAGAGGTCTGAAAGCGTAGGAG TAAATCAGGATTTGCTTCCGTTTGCTGGTACGTCCGAAGATTTCCACATATTACTTTCCACTGGAACTTATGAATCGTATGAAAATAGAGTCTTTCTTTGTGGAAGTTGTGCATGTGGGAAATCTACCCTTGCAAGCGTTCTAATTGGTAGTCCAATACCGCTGACGTGGAAATCAACAGATGGTTTGGTAATACACTTTGGTCGTAACGGTATTAACTTGGAAACTTATGAGATGGTTCCCTTAAAGGAAG AAGATAGAGGTCATAATGTGATGACAAAGTTAATCATCGGAAAGCCAAATCGTGAGATACTAACATGTCCAAGCGTTGATACAAAACATGAGCTGTGTATTGCGCCATCCTCGACGCATCATCAAGAATCAAGTATACAAGTTAAACAGAGAAATACAAGTTTCAGTTCAAAAGCTTCTGTTTCACCCGAGGCTTACATTAAACAAGATAAATACTTGCAGAATGAAAATACTACCCCGTCCGAAGTAAAAAAGGTTAGATCGATAAGTCGTCCTcagttgaaaaaagttgaatcatATGCAGTACATGACGacattttgaaagaaataaaGAGTGGCCAATACAAAATTAAGATTGCACCTTCAGATTTAGTTGACTTTGGTGGTCAACGATCATATGACATGACCCATCAGTTATTTGTTCAGCACGGTGGAACGTTTGTAGTGATGTTTGATGGCAGTAGGGATTTTCAAGAACCGCTGACAGAATATCCTACCGGAGATATTTCTAATGAAT CTATTGTGAAACATTGGGTGAATTCAATACTTACCTACTGTGTTGATGATGATGATTTCATGCCAAAGATATTGTTTGCTGCAACGCATAGTGACTTTCTCTCGGAT GATATGCAGAAGAAGATGAAAATGCAAATTGCAAAAAATATCGCTGAAATGTTTGGTTCACATGAAATGAAGACACACATTGTCTTTGAACCAGTTTTCTTCATAAATGGTACAGACAAATACGATCAAGAAATTCAGAATTTAACAACCCAACTTGTCACTATTGCCCGAGCCCAGCCATCGTGGGGACTACGTCGACCGATGATTTGGGTTCCCCTTGAGCTTCTGATTGctaatatgataaaagataacgTCCATATAATACCCAAAACACAGTTAGCTGAAGCAAACACAATGAACAAAGACCTAGCCTTGTCTGAGAGACAACTGGAAGATTTTCTCTTAACACAACATTCTTTAGGCAAAATAATGTACTTTAATCAGCCAGAACTTAATAATTTTATCATTCTTTATCCTCCTGTATTGGTCAACATTCTTCGATCATTTATAACAGATGAAATATTTTGGCCTAAGAATGAGACTCTTAAAGGTATTCTACGAAGAATGAGAGAAACTGGAAAATTATATAAAAGAGATCTTCTAAAACTATGGGAACAGGAACAATTCGTTCATCATATACAAGATGATGACTTCAAAGAGTTCATCATCCAGGTTCTAGTGCATCTCAATGTTTTGGTCATACCGAAACAATACTCTAACATGAGTGACGCGCAAGTCGACTATTTCTTAGTTCCATGCACAGTTAAACACAAGATGCCGATGTCCTTTCTAGATGACAAATCATTTGCAAAAAGGACAATTGCATTGGTCTATCAAATACAGAAGTCATCCATACCATCAGCATTGTCTTTCAAACTGGTTGGTGCAGTTAGTGGTATTTGGCCTATCAAGGAGGTGGACGGACGGCCGTTATTATATCATTCCTCAGCCGTGCTATGTGTTGACAGCAACACAGAGTTTAGAATAATGGTAGAAGAAACAAGAGTCGTCGTCTATCTTACGAGTATGTCATCAAGGTCTTACATCTCCCCAGATATTGCAGCCAGCATTCAAGAATGCTTGACAGTGACTTTACAAgctgttttgaaattttatctgAGCAGCATCGGAAAGAACCAGAAAACAGTTAATTTCACAAATCTCTTTAACATTGAAGTCGGAGAGGTTTGTGACAGGCCATCGTTTCACAAAGAATCGTACGACAATCTTAGATCGTACGTCGGTCGTAAGTCAAATCGTAAGTTTTTTACCGTTTCATAA